A stretch of Carya illinoinensis cultivar Pawnee chromosome 14, C.illinoinensisPawnee_v1, whole genome shotgun sequence DNA encodes these proteins:
- the LOC122293224 gene encoding uncharacterized protein LOC122293224, giving the protein MEKEAKGQRGHSNNRAAEDFGLQWGNRKRLRCVKVKDQSLANKLDCLGKKKITSRVDRRVVGTAERDSVSPQPHRSNKNPDSPMNHRKTMVSSPEKEDRYYTTRGSLGLDDNGKVLMDHVKDDRGFVWPKLFITLSSKEKEEDFMAMKGCKLPQRPKKRAKLIQKSLLLVSPGAWLSDLCQERYEVREKKSSKKRPRGLKAMGSVDSDSE; this is encoded by the exons ATGGAAAAGGAAGCCAAGGGTCAAAGAGGGCACAGCAACAATAGAGCTGCAGAGGACTTTGGGTTGCAATGGGGGAACAGAAAGAGGCTTAGATGTGTGAAAGTCAAAGACCAAAGCTTAGCCAACAAATTGGACTGTTtggggaagaagaaaatcacTTCTCGTGTCGATCGACGCGTGGTTGGCACTGCGGAGAGAGACTCGGTTTCTCCGCAGCCCCATCGATCCAACAA GAACCCTGACTCACCAATGAATCACCGGAAGACAATGGTGTCATCACCAGAGAAGGAAGATCGATATTATACGACTAGAGGTTCATTGGGTTTGGATGATAATGGGAAGGTGTTGATGGATCATGTAAAGGACGACAGGGGGTTTGTTTGGCCAAAGCTGTTTATTACACTATCTAGCAAAGAAAAGGAGGAGGATTTTATGGCCATGAAAGGCTGTAAGCTTCCTCAGAGGCCCAAGAAGAGGGCTAAGTTGATACAAAAAAGCTTACTT TTGGTCAGTCCAGGTGCATGGCTATCGGATCTGTGCCAAGAGAGGTACGAGGTGAGGGAAAAAAAGTCTTCAAAGAAG AGACCTAGAGGATTGAAGGCCATGGGAAGTGTGGATAGCGACTCAGAATGA
- the LOC122293878 gene encoding calpain-type cysteine protease DEK1-like, with amino-acid sequence MELALKEALCARGEKHFTDQEVPPSDQSLFVDPKNPPSKLQVVSKWTRPAEIVKENRLDSGPCLFSGTANPSDVFQVEWVPVVVDDWIPCEAPGKPAFATTRKGNELWVSILEKAYAKLHGSFEALEGGLVQDALVDLIGGAGEEIDMRSAQAQIDLASGRLWSQLLRFKQEGFLVGAGSPSGSDVHISSSGIVQGHAYSLLQVREVDSHKLVQIRNPWADEVEWNGPWSDASPEWTDRLKHKLKHIPQSKDGIFWMSWQDFQVHFRSIYVCRVYPPEMRYAFQGQWRGYSAGGCQDYETWHQNPQFLLMATGSDASFPIHVFITLTQVSLVMGLWVWVSQEHQSSHDSLMFYIGMRILKTRGSRAAYNIYLHESVGGTDYVNSREISCEMVLDPDPKGWLLNWILSVGLRSARVFELLLLSVDLELLTGRQVLLDLSEQKRDD; translated from the exons ATGGAACTGGCTCTCAAAGAAGCCCTCTGTGCAAGGGGAGAAAAACATTTCACTGATCAAGAAGTTCCTCCAAGTGATCAATCCTTGTTTGTAGATCCCAAAAACCCCCCTTCCAAGTTGCAG GTTGTTTCTAAGTGGACAAGGCCTGCTGAAATTGTGAAAGAGAACCGTCTGGATTCTGGTCCATGCTTATTTTCTGGGACAGCAAATCCTTCAGATGTCTTTCAG gTTGAATGGGTCCCAGTTGTTGTCGATGATTGGATTCCATGCGAAGCGCCAGGCAAACCAGCATTTGCTACCACTAGGAAGGGTAATGAGCTCTGGGTGTCTATATTGGAGAAGGCCTATGCCAAATTGCATGGCTCTTTCGAGGCACTGGAAGGCGGGCTGGTTCAGGATGCTCTTGTGGACCTCATTGGAGGTGCTGGTGAGGAAATTGACATGAGGAGTGCCCAGGCCCAGATTGATCTTGCAAGTGGTAGACTTTGGTCTCAATTGTTGCGCTTCAAACAAGAAGGGTTCCTAGTTGGTGCTGGGAGTCCTTCGGGTTCAGATGTGCACATTTCTTCCAGTGGCATTGTGCAAGGGCATGCATATTCTTTATTGCAG gtGAGAGAAGTTGATAGCCACAAACTTGTTCAAATTAGAAATCCATGGGCTGATGAAGTTGAGTGGAATGGTCCTTGGTCTGACGCATCACCTGAATGGACTGATAGGCTGAAGCACAAGCTGAAGCACATCCCTCAG TCAAAAGATGGCATATTCTGGATGTCTTGGCAAGACTTCCAGGTTCATTTCCGATCAATATATGTTTGTCGTGTCTACCCCCCAGAGATGCGCTATGCTTTTCAAGGCCAATGGCGTGGTTACAGTGCCGGTGGCTGCCAGGATTACGAAACGTGGCATCAAAATCCACAGTTCCTGTTGATGGCCACTGGATCGGATGCATCATTTCCAATCCATGTGTTCATAACCTTAACTCAAGTAAGCCTTGTAATGGGCCTTTG GGTGTGGGTTTCTCAAGAACATCAATCCAGTCATGATTCATTGATGTTCTACATTGGGATGAGGATACTTAAAACTCGAGGCAGTCGTGCAGCTTACAACATATATCTGCATGAATCAGTTGGTGGGACAGACTATGTCAATTCTAGAGAAATATCATGTGAAATGGTTTTGGACCCGGATCCAAAGG GATGGCTCTTAAATTGGATTCTGTCCGTTGGGCTGAGATCTGCCAGAGTTTTTGAATTGCTATTGTTGTCCGTGGATCTTGAACTCCTTACAGGCAG GCAGGTTTTGTTGGACCTCAGTGAGCAGAAGAGGGATGATTAA
- the LOC122294678 gene encoding calpain-type cysteine protease DEK1-like isoform X5, whose translation MGACLYEFKLLSSHVVALFVAGKSRVFLICFGVHYWYLGHCVSYAVVASLLLGAAVSHHLSVTNPLAARRDALQSTVIRLREGFHRKELNSSSSSSEGCGSSLKHSSSIEPGHLGNVIEVSSRSMAQCTVEGGNCDNVALCQTASSQEGMNSDKRMDSGRPSLALRSSSCRSVIQEPEVGTSFADKNVEPTSSLVVCSTGGLESQGCESSALTSVNQQMLDLNLALAFQERLNDPRITSMLKRRARQGDLELASLLQDKGLDPNFAMMLKEKSLDPTILALLQRSSLDADRDHCDNIDITIDSNSVDNPLPNQISLSEELRLHGLEKWLQLARLVLHHIASTPERAWVLFSFVFILETIVVAIFRPKTIKIMNALHQQFEFGLAVLLLSPVVCSILAFLRSLLAEEMAMTSKPRKYGFIAWLLSTCVGLLLSFLRSI comes from the exons ATGGGTGCATGCCTTTATGAGTTTAAGCTTCTTAGCAGTCATGTTGTGGCACTATTTGTAGCTGGCAAATCTCGGGTTTTTCTCATTTGCTTTGGAGTGCATTACtg GTATTTGGGACATTGTGTTAGTTATGCAGTTGTAGCATCTTTGCTTTTAGGAGCTGCTGTTTCTCATCATTTATCGGTGACAAACCCATTAGCTGCAAGGAGGGATGCATTACAGAGCACGGTGATTCGCCTAAGAGAGGGATTTCATAGAAAGGAACTGAACAGCTCATCAAGCTCTTCTGAAGGTTGTGGCTCAAGCTTGAAACACAGCAGTAGCATTGAACCGGGTCACCTTGGTAATGTAATTGAAGTAAGTAGCAGGAGTATGGCACAATGCACAGTTGAAGGTGGTAACTGTGATAATGTTGCCCTGTGTCAAACTGCTAGTTCACAAGAGGGAATGAACAGTGATAAGAGAATGGATAGTGGAAGGCCAAGTTTAGCATTACGTAGTAGTTCTTGTCGCTCTGTCATTCAAGAGCCTGAAGTAGGGACATCCTTTGCTGATAAAAATGTTGAGCCTACTAGCTCCTTGGTGGTTTGTTCTACCGGTGGTCTTGAAAGCCAAGGCTGCGAGTCGAGCGCTTTAACATCTGTGAATCAACAGATGCTAGATTTGAATTTAGCTCTTGCATTCCAAGAAAGGTTGAATGACCCCAGGATTACATCTATGTTGAAAAGAAGGGCAAGGCAAGGCGACCTAGAACTGGCTAGTTTATTGCAAGATAAAGGATTGGATCCTAATTTTGCCATGATGTTGAAGGAGAAGAGTTTGGATCCTACTATCCTTGCATTGCTACAGAGGAGTAGTTTGGATGCAGATAGAGATCACTGTGACAACATTGATATCACCATTGACTCGAACAGTGTTGACAATCCCTTGCCCAATCAAATATCTTTATCGGAAGAACTGAGGCTTCATGGGCTTGAAAAGTGGCTTCAATTGGCGAGACTTGTATTGCACCACATAGCAAGTACTCCAGAGCGAGCATGGGTTCTTTTTAGTTTTGTATTCATCCTTGAAACAATTGTTGTGGCAATTTTTCGTCCAAAGACGATTAAAATCATGAATGCATTACACCAACAG TTTGAATTCGGATTAGCAGTGTTGCTTCTTTCTCCAGTTGTGTGTTCAATCCTGGCTTTCCTGCGTTCACTTCTAGCAGAAGAAATGGCCATGACATCAAAACCCCGCAAG TATGGCTTTATAGCTTGGCTACTCAGCACTTGTGTTGGGCTGTTGCTTTCTTTCTTAAG ATCTATATGA
- the LOC122294678 gene encoding calpain-type cysteine protease DEK1-like isoform X3, with protein MGACLYEFKLLSSHVVALFVAGKSRVFLICFGVHYWYLGHCVSYAVVASLLLGAAVSHHLSVTNPLAARRDALQSTVIRLREGFHRKELNSSSSSSEGCGSSLKHSSSIEPGHLGNVIEVSSRSMAQCTVEGGNCDNVALCQTASSQEGMNSDKRMDSGRPSLALRSSSCRSVIQEPEVGTSFADKNVEPTSSLVVCSTGGLESQGCESSALTSVNQQMLDLNLALAFQERLNDPRITSMLKRRARQGDLELASLLQDKGLDPNFAMMLKEKSLDPTILALLQRSSLDADRDHCDNIDITIDSNSVDNPLPNQISLSEELRLHGLEKWLQLARLVLHHIASTPERAWVLFSFVFILETIVVAIFRPKTIKIMNALHQQFEFGLAVLLLSPVVCSILAFLRSLLAEEMAMTSKPRKYGFIAWLLSTCVGLLLSFLSLMGGIVILRM; from the exons ATGGGTGCATGCCTTTATGAGTTTAAGCTTCTTAGCAGTCATGTTGTGGCACTATTTGTAGCTGGCAAATCTCGGGTTTTTCTCATTTGCTTTGGAGTGCATTACtg GTATTTGGGACATTGTGTTAGTTATGCAGTTGTAGCATCTTTGCTTTTAGGAGCTGCTGTTTCTCATCATTTATCGGTGACAAACCCATTAGCTGCAAGGAGGGATGCATTACAGAGCACGGTGATTCGCCTAAGAGAGGGATTTCATAGAAAGGAACTGAACAGCTCATCAAGCTCTTCTGAAGGTTGTGGCTCAAGCTTGAAACACAGCAGTAGCATTGAACCGGGTCACCTTGGTAATGTAATTGAAGTAAGTAGCAGGAGTATGGCACAATGCACAGTTGAAGGTGGTAACTGTGATAATGTTGCCCTGTGTCAAACTGCTAGTTCACAAGAGGGAATGAACAGTGATAAGAGAATGGATAGTGGAAGGCCAAGTTTAGCATTACGTAGTAGTTCTTGTCGCTCTGTCATTCAAGAGCCTGAAGTAGGGACATCCTTTGCTGATAAAAATGTTGAGCCTACTAGCTCCTTGGTGGTTTGTTCTACCGGTGGTCTTGAAAGCCAAGGCTGCGAGTCGAGCGCTTTAACATCTGTGAATCAACAGATGCTAGATTTGAATTTAGCTCTTGCATTCCAAGAAAGGTTGAATGACCCCAGGATTACATCTATGTTGAAAAGAAGGGCAAGGCAAGGCGACCTAGAACTGGCTAGTTTATTGCAAGATAAAGGATTGGATCCTAATTTTGCCATGATGTTGAAGGAGAAGAGTTTGGATCCTACTATCCTTGCATTGCTACAGAGGAGTAGTTTGGATGCAGATAGAGATCACTGTGACAACATTGATATCACCATTGACTCGAACAGTGTTGACAATCCCTTGCCCAATCAAATATCTTTATCGGAAGAACTGAGGCTTCATGGGCTTGAAAAGTGGCTTCAATTGGCGAGACTTGTATTGCACCACATAGCAAGTACTCCAGAGCGAGCATGGGTTCTTTTTAGTTTTGTATTCATCCTTGAAACAATTGTTGTGGCAATTTTTCGTCCAAAGACGATTAAAATCATGAATGCATTACACCAACAG TTTGAATTCGGATTAGCAGTGTTGCTTCTTTCTCCAGTTGTGTGTTCAATCCTGGCTTTCCTGCGTTCACTTCTAGCAGAAGAAATGGCCATGACATCAAAACCCCGCAAG TATGGCTTTATAGCTTGGCTACTCAGCACTTGTGTTGGGCTGTTGCTTTCTTTCTTAAG CTTGATGGGTGGGATAGTGATCCTGCGGATGTAG
- the LOC122294678 gene encoding calpain-type cysteine protease DEK1-like isoform X1 codes for MGACLYEFKLLSSHVVALFVAGKSRVFLICFGVHYWYLGHCVSYAVVASLLLGAAVSHHLSVTNPLAARRDALQSTVIRLREGFHRKELNSSSSSSEGCGSSLKHSSSIEPGHLGNVIEVSSRSMAQCTVEGGNCDNVALCQTASSQEGMNSDKRMDSGRPSLALRSSSCRSVIQEPEVGTSFADKNVEPTSSLVVCSTGGLESQGCESSALTSVNQQMLDLNLALAFQERLNDPRITSMLKRRARQGDLELASLLQDKGLDPNFAMMLKEKSLDPTILALLQRSSLDADRDHCDNIDITIDSNSVDNPLPNQISLSEELRLHGLEKWLQLARLVLHHIASTPERAWVLFSFVFILETIVVAIFRPKTIKIMNALHQQFEFGLAVLLLSPVVCSILAFLRSLLAEEMAMTSKPRKYGFIAWLLSTCVGLLLSFLSDVRYHQRSTVPSILDQRCSVTLK; via the exons ATGGGTGCATGCCTTTATGAGTTTAAGCTTCTTAGCAGTCATGTTGTGGCACTATTTGTAGCTGGCAAATCTCGGGTTTTTCTCATTTGCTTTGGAGTGCATTACtg GTATTTGGGACATTGTGTTAGTTATGCAGTTGTAGCATCTTTGCTTTTAGGAGCTGCTGTTTCTCATCATTTATCGGTGACAAACCCATTAGCTGCAAGGAGGGATGCATTACAGAGCACGGTGATTCGCCTAAGAGAGGGATTTCATAGAAAGGAACTGAACAGCTCATCAAGCTCTTCTGAAGGTTGTGGCTCAAGCTTGAAACACAGCAGTAGCATTGAACCGGGTCACCTTGGTAATGTAATTGAAGTAAGTAGCAGGAGTATGGCACAATGCACAGTTGAAGGTGGTAACTGTGATAATGTTGCCCTGTGTCAAACTGCTAGTTCACAAGAGGGAATGAACAGTGATAAGAGAATGGATAGTGGAAGGCCAAGTTTAGCATTACGTAGTAGTTCTTGTCGCTCTGTCATTCAAGAGCCTGAAGTAGGGACATCCTTTGCTGATAAAAATGTTGAGCCTACTAGCTCCTTGGTGGTTTGTTCTACCGGTGGTCTTGAAAGCCAAGGCTGCGAGTCGAGCGCTTTAACATCTGTGAATCAACAGATGCTAGATTTGAATTTAGCTCTTGCATTCCAAGAAAGGTTGAATGACCCCAGGATTACATCTATGTTGAAAAGAAGGGCAAGGCAAGGCGACCTAGAACTGGCTAGTTTATTGCAAGATAAAGGATTGGATCCTAATTTTGCCATGATGTTGAAGGAGAAGAGTTTGGATCCTACTATCCTTGCATTGCTACAGAGGAGTAGTTTGGATGCAGATAGAGATCACTGTGACAACATTGATATCACCATTGACTCGAACAGTGTTGACAATCCCTTGCCCAATCAAATATCTTTATCGGAAGAACTGAGGCTTCATGGGCTTGAAAAGTGGCTTCAATTGGCGAGACTTGTATTGCACCACATAGCAAGTACTCCAGAGCGAGCATGGGTTCTTTTTAGTTTTGTATTCATCCTTGAAACAATTGTTGTGGCAATTTTTCGTCCAAAGACGATTAAAATCATGAATGCATTACACCAACAG TTTGAATTCGGATTAGCAGTGTTGCTTCTTTCTCCAGTTGTGTGTTCAATCCTGGCTTTCCTGCGTTCACTTCTAGCAGAAGAAATGGCCATGACATCAAAACCCCGCAAG TATGGCTTTATAGCTTGGCTACTCAGCACTTGTGTTGGGCTGTTGCTTTCTTTCTTAAG CGATGTACGGTACCATCAGCGGAGTACGGTACCATCGATTTTGGATCAGCGATGTTCTgttacattaaaataa
- the LOC122294678 gene encoding calpain-type cysteine protease DEK1-like isoform X4: MGACLYEFKLLSSHVVALFVAGKSRVFLICFGVHYWYLGHCVSYAVVASLLLGAAVSHHLSVTNPLAARRDALQSTVIRLREGFHRKELNSSSSSSEGCGSSLKHSSSIEPGHLGNVIEVSSRSMAQCTVEGGNCDNVALCQTASSQEGMNSDKRMDSGRPSLALRSSSCRSVIQEPEVGTSFADKNVEPTSSLVVCSTGGLESQGCESSALTSVNQQMLDLNLALAFQERLNDPRITSMLKRRARQGDLELASLLQDKGLDPNFAMMLKEKSLDPTILALLQRSSLDADRDHCDNIDITIDSNSVDNPLPNQISLSEELRLHGLEKWLQLARLVLHHIASTPERAWVLFSFVFILETIVVAIFRPKTIKIMNALHQQFEFGLAVLLLSPVVCSILAFLRSLLAEEMAMTSKPRKYGFIAWLLSTCVGLLLSFLRFRSSKGK; encoded by the exons ATGGGTGCATGCCTTTATGAGTTTAAGCTTCTTAGCAGTCATGTTGTGGCACTATTTGTAGCTGGCAAATCTCGGGTTTTTCTCATTTGCTTTGGAGTGCATTACtg GTATTTGGGACATTGTGTTAGTTATGCAGTTGTAGCATCTTTGCTTTTAGGAGCTGCTGTTTCTCATCATTTATCGGTGACAAACCCATTAGCTGCAAGGAGGGATGCATTACAGAGCACGGTGATTCGCCTAAGAGAGGGATTTCATAGAAAGGAACTGAACAGCTCATCAAGCTCTTCTGAAGGTTGTGGCTCAAGCTTGAAACACAGCAGTAGCATTGAACCGGGTCACCTTGGTAATGTAATTGAAGTAAGTAGCAGGAGTATGGCACAATGCACAGTTGAAGGTGGTAACTGTGATAATGTTGCCCTGTGTCAAACTGCTAGTTCACAAGAGGGAATGAACAGTGATAAGAGAATGGATAGTGGAAGGCCAAGTTTAGCATTACGTAGTAGTTCTTGTCGCTCTGTCATTCAAGAGCCTGAAGTAGGGACATCCTTTGCTGATAAAAATGTTGAGCCTACTAGCTCCTTGGTGGTTTGTTCTACCGGTGGTCTTGAAAGCCAAGGCTGCGAGTCGAGCGCTTTAACATCTGTGAATCAACAGATGCTAGATTTGAATTTAGCTCTTGCATTCCAAGAAAGGTTGAATGACCCCAGGATTACATCTATGTTGAAAAGAAGGGCAAGGCAAGGCGACCTAGAACTGGCTAGTTTATTGCAAGATAAAGGATTGGATCCTAATTTTGCCATGATGTTGAAGGAGAAGAGTTTGGATCCTACTATCCTTGCATTGCTACAGAGGAGTAGTTTGGATGCAGATAGAGATCACTGTGACAACATTGATATCACCATTGACTCGAACAGTGTTGACAATCCCTTGCCCAATCAAATATCTTTATCGGAAGAACTGAGGCTTCATGGGCTTGAAAAGTGGCTTCAATTGGCGAGACTTGTATTGCACCACATAGCAAGTACTCCAGAGCGAGCATGGGTTCTTTTTAGTTTTGTATTCATCCTTGAAACAATTGTTGTGGCAATTTTTCGTCCAAAGACGATTAAAATCATGAATGCATTACACCAACAG TTTGAATTCGGATTAGCAGTGTTGCTTCTTTCTCCAGTTGTGTGTTCAATCCTGGCTTTCCTGCGTTCACTTCTAGCAGAAGAAATGGCCATGACATCAAAACCCCGCAAG TATGGCTTTATAGCTTGGCTACTCAGCACTTGTGTTGGGCTGTTGCTTTCTTTCTTAAG ATTTAGAAGCAGCAAGGGCAAGTAA
- the LOC122294678 gene encoding calpain-type cysteine protease DEK1-like isoform X2, translated as MGACLYEFKLLSSHVVALFVAGKSRVFLICFGVHYWYLGHCVSYAVVASLLLGAAVSHHLSVTNPLAARRDALQSTVIRLREGFHRKELNSSSSSSEGCGSSLKHSSSIEPGHLGNVIEVSSRSMAQCTVEGGNCDNVALCQTASSQEGMNSDKRMDSGRPSLALRSSSCRSVIQEPEVGTSFADKNVEPTSSLVVCSTGGLESQGCESSALTSVNQQMLDLNLALAFQERLNDPRITSMLKRRARQGDLELASLLQDKGLDPNFAMMLKEKSLDPTILALLQRSSLDADRDHCDNIDITIDSNSVDNPLPNQISLSEELRLHGLEKWLQLARLVLHHIASTPERAWVLFSFVFILETIVVAIFRPKTIKIMNALHQQFEFGLAVLLLSPVVCSILAFLRSLLAEEMAMTSKPRKYGFIAWLLSTCVGLLLSFLRLIGYLTYSSAWVRIYQC; from the exons ATGGGTGCATGCCTTTATGAGTTTAAGCTTCTTAGCAGTCATGTTGTGGCACTATTTGTAGCTGGCAAATCTCGGGTTTTTCTCATTTGCTTTGGAGTGCATTACtg GTATTTGGGACATTGTGTTAGTTATGCAGTTGTAGCATCTTTGCTTTTAGGAGCTGCTGTTTCTCATCATTTATCGGTGACAAACCCATTAGCTGCAAGGAGGGATGCATTACAGAGCACGGTGATTCGCCTAAGAGAGGGATTTCATAGAAAGGAACTGAACAGCTCATCAAGCTCTTCTGAAGGTTGTGGCTCAAGCTTGAAACACAGCAGTAGCATTGAACCGGGTCACCTTGGTAATGTAATTGAAGTAAGTAGCAGGAGTATGGCACAATGCACAGTTGAAGGTGGTAACTGTGATAATGTTGCCCTGTGTCAAACTGCTAGTTCACAAGAGGGAATGAACAGTGATAAGAGAATGGATAGTGGAAGGCCAAGTTTAGCATTACGTAGTAGTTCTTGTCGCTCTGTCATTCAAGAGCCTGAAGTAGGGACATCCTTTGCTGATAAAAATGTTGAGCCTACTAGCTCCTTGGTGGTTTGTTCTACCGGTGGTCTTGAAAGCCAAGGCTGCGAGTCGAGCGCTTTAACATCTGTGAATCAACAGATGCTAGATTTGAATTTAGCTCTTGCATTCCAAGAAAGGTTGAATGACCCCAGGATTACATCTATGTTGAAAAGAAGGGCAAGGCAAGGCGACCTAGAACTGGCTAGTTTATTGCAAGATAAAGGATTGGATCCTAATTTTGCCATGATGTTGAAGGAGAAGAGTTTGGATCCTACTATCCTTGCATTGCTACAGAGGAGTAGTTTGGATGCAGATAGAGATCACTGTGACAACATTGATATCACCATTGACTCGAACAGTGTTGACAATCCCTTGCCCAATCAAATATCTTTATCGGAAGAACTGAGGCTTCATGGGCTTGAAAAGTGGCTTCAATTGGCGAGACTTGTATTGCACCACATAGCAAGTACTCCAGAGCGAGCATGGGTTCTTTTTAGTTTTGTATTCATCCTTGAAACAATTGTTGTGGCAATTTTTCGTCCAAAGACGATTAAAATCATGAATGCATTACACCAACAG TTTGAATTCGGATTAGCAGTGTTGCTTCTTTCTCCAGTTGTGTGTTCAATCCTGGCTTTCCTGCGTTCACTTCTAGCAGAAGAAATGGCCATGACATCAAAACCCCGCAAG TATGGCTTTATAGCTTGGCTACTCAGCACTTGTGTTGGGCTGTTGCTTTCTTTCTTAAG GTTAATTGGTTATCTTACATACTCTTCAGCATGGGTGAGAATATACCAGTGCTAA
- the LOC122294680 gene encoding calpain-type cysteine protease DEK1-like: MLFICRMVFNGRGLDVDEYVRRAYKFAYSDCIEVGPVACLPEPPNPNELYPRQSSRASHLGLLYLGSLIVLLVYSI, encoded by the exons ATGCTCTTTATTTGCAGAATGGTATTTAATG GAAGAGGCTTAGATGTGGATGAGTATGTGCGGCGGGCATATAAATTTGCTTATTCGGATTGTATAGAAGTGGGTCCTGTGGCTTGTTTACCTGAGCCCCCAAACCCCAATGAATTGTATCCTCGGCAGTCTAGTAG GGCTTCACATCTGGGACTTCTCTACCTTGGCTCGCTTATAGTACTTCTTGTGTATTCCATCTGA